A part of Catenulispora sp. MAP5-51 genomic DNA contains:
- a CDS encoding isochorismatase family protein, with the protein MRRALIVVDVQKDFCEGGSIPVKGGADRAHAIADLVRRSAGDGYAHIVATRDHHIDPGGHFSEHPDFQNSFPVHCVVGSEGGNFHADFAPVAESEAVDEVFYKGAHSASKSGFEGSAEDGTSMADWLHARGVSNLDVVGIATDHCVKATALDGAKAGFAVQVLLDYTAGVARDTTDSAIDEMRQAGVALTGEPVVLG; encoded by the coding sequence GTGCGCCGAGCGCTGATCGTCGTCGATGTGCAGAAAGACTTCTGCGAAGGCGGCAGTATTCCGGTGAAGGGCGGCGCCGACCGGGCCCACGCCATCGCCGACCTGGTCCGACGCTCGGCCGGCGATGGTTATGCGCACATCGTTGCCACCCGCGACCACCACATCGATCCGGGCGGCCACTTCTCGGAGCACCCGGACTTCCAGAACTCCTTCCCCGTGCACTGCGTGGTCGGTAGCGAGGGAGGCAACTTCCATGCCGACTTCGCGCCGGTCGCTGAGTCCGAGGCAGTCGACGAGGTCTTCTACAAGGGTGCGCACTCTGCCTCGAAGAGCGGCTTCGAGGGCTCGGCCGAAGACGGCACATCCATGGCCGACTGGCTTCACGCCCGCGGCGTCAGCAACCTCGACGTCGTCGGTATCGCGACCGACCACTGCGTGAAGGCCACCGCGCTGGACGGCGCGAAGGCCGGCTTCGCCGTACAGGTCCTGCTTGACTACACCGCCGGAGTCGCCCGCGACACCACCGACAGCGCCATCGACGAAATGCGGCAGGCGGGCGTCGCACTGACCGGGGAACCCGTCGTCCTCGGCTGA
- a CDS encoding ABC transporter permease translates to MPAAAAISAGSAQRAGRGLLVQRRLGGSRLPRAISLGLGWPFARPARTPLMMSAVVVGVATVTLAIGMTGSTLTFEGLSQRSDQVSFTTGDGSSLGGPAPIHTVAQIMDMMRAQPEVTHVAADAPIATHIAGSTAKIWAGVTRGDYGAIQAPLVQGRWATAPGEVTVDSEYLHQFGFTIGQTIRMLDASGKELPETIVGEAPGWHIATPDWQSFIGLNDQGRAMTFYVGLSRGTDPAAFIAAVQRQDPGLHGAVEGGSQTTEKIIISIVSTLTIMLSIVASLGVLNTVVLNTRERRRDLGMLKAIRMTPRQVIAMVMTSTALGAVGGLIGVPLGMLAHRIVIPLTGHAIHDDFPDSMLHVWNSGALVLLALSGSAIAAMGAFLPSLRAARAPVAEVLRTE, encoded by the coding sequence GTGCCTGCGGCCGCCGCCATCAGCGCGGGCAGCGCGCAGCGGGCCGGACGCGGACTCCTGGTCCAGCGCAGACTCGGCGGGTCGCGCCTGCCCCGGGCGATCAGCCTCGGCCTGGGCTGGCCGTTCGCCCGGCCGGCCCGCACCCCCCTGATGATGTCAGCCGTCGTCGTCGGCGTGGCGACCGTGACACTGGCGATCGGCATGACGGGATCGACCCTCACGTTCGAGGGGCTCAGCCAGCGATCCGACCAGGTCTCCTTCACCACCGGCGACGGGAGCAGCCTGGGCGGTCCGGCGCCGATCCACACCGTCGCACAGATCATGGACATGATGCGCGCCCAGCCGGAAGTCACCCACGTGGCTGCCGACGCCCCGATCGCGACGCACATCGCGGGCTCAACGGCGAAGATCTGGGCCGGCGTCACCCGGGGTGACTACGGCGCGATCCAGGCCCCGCTCGTCCAGGGCCGCTGGGCGACCGCTCCCGGCGAGGTCACGGTGGACTCGGAATACCTGCACCAGTTCGGCTTCACGATCGGCCAGACGATCAGAATGCTGGACGCGAGCGGCAAAGAACTGCCCGAGACGATCGTCGGCGAAGCGCCCGGCTGGCACATCGCGACACCCGACTGGCAGTCCTTCATCGGGCTCAACGATCAGGGCCGCGCCATGACCTTCTACGTCGGACTCAGTAGAGGCACCGACCCCGCCGCCTTCATCGCAGCGGTCCAGCGCCAGGATCCCGGACTGCACGGCGCGGTCGAGGGCGGATCACAGACCACAGAGAAGATCATCATCAGCATCGTCTCGACCCTCACCATCATGCTTTCGATCGTGGCCTCGCTCGGCGTGTTGAACACCGTCGTGTTGAACACCCGCGAGCGCCGCCGAGACCTGGGCATGCTCAAGGCGATCCGCATGACCCCGCGCCAGGTGATCGCGATGGTCATGACGTCGACGGCACTCGGGGCGGTCGGCGGCCTGATCGGCGTCCCCCTCGGGATGCTCGCCCACCGGATCGTCATCCCCCTCACCGGACACGCCATCCACGACGACTTCCCGGACTCGATGCTGCACGTCTGGAACTCGGGCGCACTGGTCCTGCTGGCGCTGTCCGGCTCAGCGATCGCCGCGATGGGAGCCTTCCTGCCCTCGCTCCGGGCCGCGCGGGCACCGGTCGCGGAAGTGCTGCGAACTGAGTAG